The nucleotide window TGCCCGAAAAAGACTGCGGAGTGCCTGGGACCCCAGCCCCTGCGCCCCGTGGGGGACGGCCAGGTGAGGTGCTGCCATGCTTAAGGGAAACAACCTGTCCTTCCGGTATGATTCCACACCCTGGATTCTCAAGGACCTGAATTTCCACGTCCGTCCCGGCGAGGTGGTCGGACTGCCCGGCCCCAGCGGTCGGGGAAAATCCACCCTGGCCAAGATCCTTGCCGGACATCTGGTCCCGCAACAGGGCTTGGTGAGCTGCGACGGCCAACCGCTTCCGACCCGCGTTTTCTCCCCGGTGCAACTCATACTGCAGCACCCGGAGCTGACCATGAACCCCCGCTGGAAAATCGGCGACAGCCTCGCCGAGGGGCATAATCCCGGCCCCCGCACGCTCGAGCGGCTGAACATCGAGCCCGCCTGGCTGTCCCGCTACCCCCACGAACTGTCGGGCGGCGAGCTGCAACGGCTCGCCCTGGCCCGGGTCATGACCCCGAAGACCCGGTACCTGATCGCCGACGAGATGACGGCCATGCTCGACCCCAACACCCAGGCCCTGGTCTGGGACGCGGTGCTCAAGTGGGCCGGGAAACACGAGGTGGGCGTGCTGGCCATCAGCCATGACCGCCACCTGCTGGCGCGCGTGGCCCACCGCATCGACGAGACCTTTGCCCCCCGGGACGCGGTGTCCCATGAAGAAGAATCCTGCCGGGCCGCAGCCTGATCGGTCGGGCAGCCTCGAAAAAGGCCTGGAAGGAAAACCTTCCAGGCCTTTCAAGGCATGAGTGAAATCAAAGGGACAATCCCTTCAGAACGGTTTACCTAAAACCGTTCAAAGTCCTCGTCGTCCATCTCCAGGTTCATCCCGCCTGAGGGAACATCCTCGGGCGCGGACGCAGAAGCTCCTGTCGATCGCGCGGGCAAGGCGGGCGCAGGCTTGCGCTTGACCGTCCTGACGGGCCTTCGGGCCATGGTGCGGGACGCCCTGCCCTGCCCGGCCGCCGTCTTGAAGAAGGACATGGTTTCCTGCAGTTGCGCCGACTGGGCCGAGAGCTCTTCCGCACTGGAAGCGACCTCTTCGGACATGGCCGCGTTGGACTGGATGACCTTGTCCAACTCCTGCATGGCCTTGTTTATCTGTCCGGCGCCGGAATGCTGTTCGGTCGTGGCCACGGATATTTCCTGCACCAGCTCCGCCGTCTGCGTGATGTCCGGCACGAGCTTGTCCAGCATCTGGCCTGCCTCTTCAGCCACCTCGACGCTCTTGGAGGATATCTCGCTGATTTCCGAGGCGGCCACACCGCTTCGTTCGGCCAGCTTTCTCACCTCGGCGGCGACAACGGCGAATCCCTTGCCGTGTTCCCCGGCCCGGGCGGCCTCGATGGCCGCGTTCAGGGCCAGCAGGTTGGTCTGACGGGCGATCTCCTCGATGATGACGATCTTCTCCGCAATGTTCTTCATTGCGGTGACGGCCTCGGACACGGCCTTGCCGCCCCGGCGGGCGTCTTCTGCGGCTCGTGCGGCCAGCTCTTCGGTCTTGTTGCTGTTCTCCGCGTTCTGGGTGATGTTCGAGACCATCTCCTCAACCGAGGCGGACACCTCTTCGATGGAGGCGGCCTGCTCGGTGGACCCCTGCGACAGGGTCTGCGAGGCATCGGTCAGCTCCGCCCCGCCCACGGAAACGGCCCGGCTGGCTTCCTTCACGTCCGTGACGATGGCCAGCAGCCGCTCCACCATGGAAATGAACGCCTCGCGAAGCATGGCCAGCTCGGCCTTGAACGATCCCTCGATGTTCGGATCGAGTACGCCCTCGGCCAGGGTGGCGAACTTCTGCTGGATGCGCTGCAGCGGGACCGTAACCAATCGCTTCACGAAGAAGAAGATGATGACCACCGTCAGCAAAAGGCCGCACACGCCGAGTAGCAGCAGGAATTTCTGCAGCGTATAGGCGGCGCTCATCAGGTCGTCCTGCTCCGCGCTCAGCGCCACGACCCAGCCGGTCTTCTTCACATCGGAAAAGGCCATGTACTTGGTCGCGCCCTTCCACTCGTAATTGATGAATCCGTTCTTGCGAGTGACGGCTTCCTGGATGAAATGATAATTCGACAGGTCCTTGAAGATGGTATCCTTGTCCGGGTGGGCCAGGATCTTGCCCTCGGGATCGACGATGAAGCAATAGCCCTTTTCGCCGACCTTTATGGGGTCAATAAACCTTTCGGTGAACGCGGTGGCCAGCACCGACATGCCCACATATCCGATCGTTTTCCCGCCATCTTTCACTGGGACGGCAATTGCCAGCCTAGGCTTGTTCGAGACAGGCGAAAGCGTGATGTCGGAAATGTAATACGGCTTCTTGTCGACGATAATATCTTTATAATATCCTCGGGACTTGTAGTTTTTCCCTCTTCCGCCTTGATTGGTGGTGATGACGGACGTCCCTTCGGCGTCGTGAGCAAAAAAAGACTCCAACGACGCATCCCTGGCCTTGGCAGCAAGCGCGATATCGGTTGCCACGGTATAATCGCCATGGTTCAAAGCCTCTATCACGCTGGGTTCCGAAGCCAACAGACTGAGCAAGCTCAAACGCTCATCCAGCCAACTGTCAAGAGTGGCGGAAACGGAATTCGCATTCTGGCTGAGTACATTTTCAGATAAGTCAAGGGTAAGATTTTTGGTTCCGACATTGACGGCCAGGAGTGTTCCGGTGACGAGAAAGAGGACGACAACACTCACGAGAAGAACGAGGCGTTGTCCGAGTCCAAGGTGTATCTTCATGGTTACCTCCAGGTATTATTTCGCACGCTAGCTCATTTGTTGGGAGGATCAATTATAATAATTGGCAATAATGCGGGTTAATTCATTGTCCTGATAGCCCATTTTTCCGGCTGCATCCGCCGGTGGCGAATACATATTCCAGGTATGCAAAACCCGTTTCCGGCCAAGCCGGGTTTTTCTTTACTCCTTTCCTTTGCCATGTGGTATGGTGTGAAAAAGACCCATCAGCTTTGATAAGGAGATACTCATGAGTGAAAGAACCGGAATAATCACGTTCCAGGGGAATCCCCTGACCCTGGTCGGCCCCGAGATCAAAGTCGGCGACACGGCTCCCGACTTCACGATTGCCGCCAACGACCTGTCCCCGGCCACCCTGGCCGACTTTGCGGGCAAGGTGCTGATCATCGCCGCGGTCCCGTCCCTGGACACGCCCGTGTGCGACATGGAAACCCGCCGCTTCAACACCGAGGCTGCGGCCCTGGGCGACGAGGTGAAAATCCTGACCGTGAGCATGGACCTGCCCTTTGCCCAGGCACGCTGGTGCGGGGCCGCCGGAATCGAGGCCGTGCAGACGCTGTCCGACCATGCCGGGGCGTCCTTCGGCGAGAACTGGGGCACCCTGATCAAGGAACTCCGCCTCCTGACCCGCGCGGTCTTCGTGGTGGGCAGGGACGGCAAGGTCGAGTACGTCGAATACCTGAAAGAGATAACCGAGGAGCCCGATTACGAGGCAGCCCTGGCTGCCGCCAAGAAGGCCGTGGCCTGATACAGGCAACGGATACCGACAACCGGCCCGGAAGGAACCTTCCGGGCCGTTCTCATGCCCGGTCATTTCGCCGTCTCGCCGGGGCATGGTCCGCGCAAATTGGGAATTGTGCTCTGGACGACTCGGGGGTACTACTACAAGCTGTCGATCGGACTCGAAACGACAGGGGAAGGATCAGGCCACGGGCATTTCCGCCATAACGGATTACCACCACACACAATATGCCGAATTTTTTCAACAGCCTGAAACAGGCCTGGCCCAGCAGACGCACCCCCTCGGAAGACACCCGGGAAGAGCGAACCGTGACGGAGACACAACCCGACGCTGCGCAACGGCGCCCTACCAAACTCAGTGCATTGCAGATGATCGTGGAACTCGGGATACCGGTCGGCACGGTCATAGATGTCGGCGTCCTGAGCCAGACCTCTGAATTGATCCGATGCTTTCCGGACAAGAAGCACGCCCTGTTCGAGCCCGTCCCCGACCACGAGCAGGCCATCAGGCAGGCCTACAAGGACCTGGATTACGACCTGCACCAATGCGCGGTCTCCGACCAGGACGGGACAAGTTTCCTGAGACTGATCCGAACCGACCGGCAGGCCGTCAGCCACTCCCAGCTTGCCGACACCGAAGGAGAAGACTGCATATCCGTCGAGCAGCACAAGCTGGACACGATCATTCCCGCCCACTCCTACGCGGCCCCGTTCCTCTTGAAGATCGACGTGGACGGCAAGGACATCGAAGTGCTGAAAGGCTGCCGGGAGGTTCTCCCCCAATGCTCCTGCGTTGTCGTCGAAGCCACTGTACCACGGATCGGGCCCACCCTTTCTCTGCTTTCCCGGCAGGGGTTCTTCCTGTGGGACATCGTCGATCTCTGCTACTCCCACGGCACCCTGTGGCAGGTCGACCTTGTTTTCCTGCCGAAGAAATACCAGGCCGAGTACAGCATGAAATCGCCGAAGGAACCGGCGACGAGCCACCACTCTCCGTGGCAGCCGATATTCTGACGAGAGACACCGGCGGGGCTTGAATCGTGGGGGTTCATTCATGCCGGAATCCCGTCCTTCACGGACTGCCCCCGGCTCTCTCCCCAATGCAGGAAAGTCACAGCGGTTGACACCTGCGGATCGGTCGGGCTAATTTGCCTGCACATTGCATCAAACAGGAGATTTTATGTTCACCCGGTTTATTGATCTTGTGTCCGAAGTTGCCGAAATAAAGGGCAATCGACAGGCTTAAACCGCTTCCGGACCGCAATCATCTGCGGTTTGCACCCAGGTCTTTACGGCCAGTCCGATTCGCGTTTCTTCCGAAATCGGTCTTTTGTCGCACCCTTCATTTCCGCAACGCATTCACCATCGTACAAGCATCGAAGCCCCTGACCGCGAGTCACCGGCTTCCGCCGACTCAATCATGGTCGATCGAATGCGATCGGCCTCAACGAAATGGTGATGACAAATGATCAATCACATACACGTACCGGCAAACACGCCCGGTGATCCGACACGTCTCCGCCAACTGGGGTGGAACGAACACTTCGAACGCCACGTGGCTGCCATGAACAGGTCGCAGGACCGCATCGGGCGCGTTGTCAGCGTGCTGCGAAACCGGTTTCTGGTGACGGACGGCCGGGACGAATGGCTGTGCGCTCCTGCGGGCAAGCTCCTGCATTCCCCGCACCGGGACTACCCCGTCACCGGGGACTGGGTGCTGGTTGACGACACCGTTGTTACCCGCGTCATTCCCCGCAGGAACCTCCTGTCCCGGGGCGAGTCCGGTTCACGCGGCAACCTGTCCAAGGCCGTTAAACGCGAGCAGGCGATCGCCGCCAATCTCGACACCGTATTCATTGTTTGCGGCCTGGACCGCGATTACAATGCCAGACGCCTGGAGCGGTACATGACGCTGGTCCACAACTGCGGCCTCTCCCCTGTGGTGGTGTTGACAAAGGCGGACCTGCATGAAGACCCGGTCCCCTTTCGACTGGAAATCGAGAGCATCGCCTTCGGAGTTCCCGTGGTGTTGACATCCATGCTGGACGACAGGGGCAAGGATGAATTGGAGAGCCGCCTCGGCGAAGGACAGACCGTCGCCATGATCGGCTCGTCCGGTGCGGGCAAGTCCACATTGGCCAACATGCTGTACGGCAGCGCGATCCAGGCCATCGGCGAAGTCAGCGGCAGCGTCGGCAAGGGACGCCACACCACCACGACCCGGGAGCTCATCCGCATGCCCCAGGGCGGGATGCTCATGGACAACCCCGGCATTCGGGAGATCGCGTTCCATGAAAACGGCCACGGGGTGGAAAGCACGTTCGAAGACATACGGGAGCTGGCCGGGATGTGCCGCTTTGCGGACTGCTCGCACGAACAGGAACCCGGCTGCGCCGTCCAGCAGGCCGTCAGGGACGGCGAACTCCCGCAGGCTCGCCTGGAGAGCTATCGCAAGATGAAACGCGAGATGCAGTATCTTGCCGACCGCCGCACAAAAAGCGCGAACCGCATCGAAAAGGAGCGCAGACAGGGCATCGCCCTGCTGATAAAGGATATGAACAAGCGGAAAAAATAGTATAGACAGGCAGCCCTTCCCACATTCTGAAAGCCAAAAGAGGGCAACAGGCAGCGCCTCAACACACAAAGAGGTTATCCAAACAAATGGATAACCTCTTTCCCTTCTTGGTGGAACTGGAGGGAATCGAACCTGACCTGACCCCGTTCTCGCCGTTCTCGCGCTAAAATAAAAGACCTGACCCCTTTCTGTCCAGCGGGGCAAGGAAAGACCCCACGACGAGTGCCTTTCTAGAAAAATAAGCTTGCGGTACGATCTCACCTACAAGGGTAATAACGACTGTTGAAAAAACAAATGACCCGACACCAGCCATAACTGACTCGGAAAGCAGTGTTAGCAGGACATTGATGCTCACGTTGCCCCACAAAATTGTGCACAAAAGACGGTTTGGGTCCTGTCGTAAAGCCAAAACGGTCGCAGCCATCTTGTTCCCAGAGTGCGCCTCGACTTCAAGACGAAGCCTGCTCAGGCTAAAATAAGCCAAATTAAGACCAGAAAAAACTGCCGATTGAGATAAGCAAAAGATGATACCAACCCATATCAATGCTGACTGCATATACTATCCTCAGTAGATATGATAATGACCATATCTGTCTAATTATAAAGAATTAACAACCAGCATAGGGGACTAGCCATGCCATTGCGGGTCATCGAAATAGTGACACCTCGCTCAGATAAGGACCAAGTCATACAATCCCTTGAAGCTCATCGCCCTAAAGAAGGGTACGTCTTTTGGGCCTCTCCTCTTGAAGATGAAGAAGCACTCGCTTTCAAAATCATCCTTGATGTTCAAGAATCTGAGAATGTTATGGACAAAATGGAACATCTTTTCGCGTGGTCTGAAAAATACCGGATAGTAGTCTACCCGGCCGAAGCGACCCTACCTCGTTTGGACCCTCTCGCAAAGGAGGAAGACGAAAAGGAAATGAACGATCCCACCGACAACGATGATGAAATAAAAAAGAACAGAATAAGTCGCGAAGAACTATATTCCGATGTCCTCGACACTACAATTATTTCTAAGAACTATATGGTGCTGATATCCCTTTCTTCAATAGTCGCGATAATTGGGCTCAGACGGGACAGCGTGGCAATCATCATTGGAGCCATGGTCCTTGCACCGCTACTAGGACCCAATGTTGGCCTGGCTCTCGCAAGCACTCTGGGCGATTACAAACTGGCACGTGAAGCAATAAAAACATTGTTCTGTGGGATCAGCCTTTGC belongs to Pseudodesulfovibrio portus and includes:
- a CDS encoding ABC transporter ATP-binding protein, with the protein product MLKGNNLSFRYDSTPWILKDLNFHVRPGEVVGLPGPSGRGKSTLAKILAGHLVPQQGLVSCDGQPLPTRVFSPVQLILQHPELTMNPRWKIGDSLAEGHNPGPRTLERLNIEPAWLSRYPHELSGGELQRLALARVMTPKTRYLIADEMTAMLDPNTQALVWDAVLKWAGKHEVGVLAISHDRHLLARVAHRIDETFAPRDAVSHEEESCRAAA
- a CDS encoding methyl-accepting chemotaxis protein, which produces MKIHLGLGQRLVLLVSVVVLFLVTGTLLAVNVGTKNLTLDLSENVLSQNANSVSATLDSWLDERLSLLSLLASEPSVIEALNHGDYTVATDIALAAKARDASLESFFAHDAEGTSVITTNQGGRGKNYKSRGYYKDIIVDKKPYYISDITLSPVSNKPRLAIAVPVKDGGKTIGYVGMSVLATAFTERFIDPIKVGEKGYCFIVDPEGKILAHPDKDTIFKDLSNYHFIQEAVTRKNGFINYEWKGATKYMAFSDVKKTGWVVALSAEQDDLMSAAYTLQKFLLLLGVCGLLLTVVIIFFFVKRLVTVPLQRIQQKFATLAEGVLDPNIEGSFKAELAMLREAFISMVERLLAIVTDVKEASRAVSVGGAELTDASQTLSQGSTEQAASIEEVSASVEEMVSNITQNAENSNKTEELAARAAEDARRGGKAVSEAVTAMKNIAEKIVIIEEIARQTNLLALNAAIEAARAGEHGKGFAVVAAEVRKLAERSGVAASEISEISSKSVEVAEEAGQMLDKLVPDITQTAELVQEISVATTEQHSGAGQINKAMQELDKVIQSNAAMSEEVASSAEELSAQSAQLQETMSFFKTAAGQGRASRTMARRPVRTVKRKPAPALPARSTGASASAPEDVPSGGMNLEMDDEDFERF
- the tpx gene encoding thiol peroxidase, encoding MSERTGIITFQGNPLTLVGPEIKVGDTAPDFTIAANDLSPATLADFAGKVLIIAAVPSLDTPVCDMETRRFNTEAAALGDEVKILTVSMDLPFAQARWCGAAGIEAVQTLSDHAGASFGENWGTLIKELRLLTRAVFVVGRDGKVEYVEYLKEITEEPDYEAALAAAKKAVA
- a CDS encoding FkbM family methyltransferase, which produces MELGIPVGTVIDVGVLSQTSELIRCFPDKKHALFEPVPDHEQAIRQAYKDLDYDLHQCAVSDQDGTSFLRLIRTDRQAVSHSQLADTEGEDCISVEQHKLDTIIPAHSYAAPFLLKIDVDGKDIEVLKGCREVLPQCSCVVVEATVPRIGPTLSLLSRQGFFLWDIVDLCYSHGTLWQVDLVFLPKKYQAEYSMKSPKEPATSHHSPWQPIF
- the rsgA gene encoding ribosome small subunit-dependent GTPase A, which gives rise to MINHIHVPANTPGDPTRLRQLGWNEHFERHVAAMNRSQDRIGRVVSVLRNRFLVTDGRDEWLCAPAGKLLHSPHRDYPVTGDWVLVDDTVVTRVIPRRNLLSRGESGSRGNLSKAVKREQAIAANLDTVFIVCGLDRDYNARRLERYMTLVHNCGLSPVVVLTKADLHEDPVPFRLEIESIAFGVPVVLTSMLDDRGKDELESRLGEGQTVAMIGSSGAGKSTLANMLYGSAIQAIGEVSGSVGKGRHTTTTRELIRMPQGGMLMDNPGIREIAFHENGHGVESTFEDIRELAGMCRFADCSHEQEPGCAVQQAVRDGELPQARLESYRKMKREMQYLADRRTKSANRIEKERRQGIALLIKDMNKRKK
- a CDS encoding DUF21 domain-containing protein — translated: MQSALIWVGIIFCLSQSAVFSGLNLAYFSLSRLRLEVEAHSGNKMAATVLALRQDPNRLLCTILWGNVSINVLLTLLSESVMAGVGSFVFSTVVITLVGEIVPQAYFSRKALVVGSFLAPLDRKGSGLLF
- a CDS encoding TIGR00341 family protein, whose protein sequence is MPLRVIEIVTPRSDKDQVIQSLEAHRPKEGYVFWASPLEDEEALAFKIILDVQESENVMDKMEHLFAWSEKYRIVVYPAEATLPRLDPLAKEEDEKEMNDPTDNDDEIKKNRISREELYSDVLDTTIISKNYMVLISLSSIVAIIGLRRDSVAIIIGAMVLAPLLGPNVGLALASTLGDYKLAREAIKTLFCGISLCFALSFAAGSIFGLPNMTNELLLRNTMAYSDIILAIVSGAAGIVSFTMGVPTSIVGVMVALSLLPPLTASGLFLGSGMTGYAIGAGLLFIANIICLNLAGIVTFLVQGIQPLSWRDKEQARTTTVRVALLWSSLLVALIMLLYFEIVR